The following proteins come from a genomic window of Desulfocurvibacter africanus subsp. africanus DSM 2603:
- a CDS encoding L-2-amino-thiazoline-4-carboxylic acid hydrolase — MPLLTQTEQRRFEADILRRVFETLIDRIGRAEALKVIGEATRDVAREAGKALAESCDTTPNLPHFATVVNTWRSGRSLDIGKFEIGLDKMRVVIKRCAHIDAYRELGLPDDLACQLACVREEAFAEGYSTRLSFKRPTSICQDNKLCELIYTWK; from the coding sequence ATGCCCCTCCTGACGCAAACAGAACAGAGACGTTTCGAGGCTGACATCCTTCGGCGCGTTTTTGAAACGCTTATTGATCGTATTGGGCGTGCCGAAGCGCTTAAGGTGATTGGGGAAGCCACTCGCGACGTGGCCAGAGAGGCCGGCAAAGCCCTTGCCGAATCGTGTGACACCACTCCCAATCTGCCCCATTTCGCCACGGTGGTAAATACATGGCGAAGCGGTCGGTCCTTGGACATTGGCAAATTTGAGATTGGCTTGGATAAGATGCGAGTCGTAATCAAACGTTGCGCCCACATTGATGCATACCGTGAATTGGGCCTGCCCGACGATCTAGCTTGCCAACTGGCCTGCGTCCGCGAAGAAGCCTTTGCCGAGGGTTACTCCACGCGTCTGAGCTTCAAACGGCCCACCTCTATCTGTCAGGACAACAAGCTCTGCGAGCTCATCTATACTTGGAAATAA
- a CDS encoding undecaprenyl-diphosphate phosphatase has protein sequence MDSWISAALLGVVEGLTEFLPISSTGHLILANSLLGLSGQKIATFDVIIQLGAILAVVVLYRRRFLGLVAPSLVQIDQDQSGLAGFAPPLSSQFAGIRGLFLLFLTSLPAALLGLASHDLIKSNLFGPISVAWALGAGAVIILVIETVRPKPRYASLDDITPLLALGIGCFQCLALWPGFSRSAATIMGGMILGARRTMAAEYSFIAAVPIMVAASGLEMFKNLGLFTSADMLFLAIGFVVSFFSAWAAIKFFIALLGKTTLRPFAYYRLALAPLVLLFWSTGVN, from the coding sequence ATGGATTCCTGGATTTCGGCCGCATTGCTCGGTGTCGTGGAAGGATTGACCGAGTTTCTGCCCATCTCGAGCACTGGGCACCTTATCCTTGCCAACTCCCTGCTCGGGCTATCCGGCCAGAAAATAGCCACCTTTGACGTCATCATCCAACTCGGGGCGATTCTGGCGGTTGTCGTACTCTATAGACGCCGCTTCCTGGGGCTCGTGGCGCCATCCCTGGTCCAGATCGATCAAGATCAATCCGGGCTAGCCGGATTCGCTCCTCCCCTCTCGTCCCAGTTCGCTGGAATACGCGGGCTGTTCCTGCTCTTCCTAACATCGCTACCAGCGGCGCTCCTGGGCCTGGCCTCACACGATCTCATAAAGAGCAATCTGTTTGGCCCTATCAGCGTTGCCTGGGCTCTGGGAGCAGGTGCGGTAATTATTTTGGTCATCGAAACCGTGCGGCCAAAGCCGCGCTACGCGAGCCTGGACGATATAACCCCTCTGCTCGCCCTGGGCATTGGCTGCTTCCAATGCCTGGCTTTGTGGCCCGGCTTCTCCCGCTCGGCGGCAACCATTATGGGTGGCATGATCCTGGGCGCCCGCCGCACCATGGCCGCCGAATATTCCTTCATCGCGGCGGTGCCGATAATGGTTGCGGCGAGTGGACTGGAGATGTTCAAGAATCTTGGACTCTTCACAAGTGCGGATATGCTGTTCCTGGCTATCGGCTTCGTTGTCTCCTTCTTCTCGGCCTGGGCTGCGATCAAATTCTTCATAGCCCTGCTCGGCAAGACAACGCTACGCCCCTTCGCCTATTACCGCCTGGCCTTGGCCCCGCTGGTGCTTCTTTTCTGGAGCACGGGGGTGAATTGA
- the yihA gene encoding ribosome biogenesis GTP-binding protein YihA/YsxC, with the protein MNRVVRLTSTIYTPDQLSLPDAPQIALAGRSNVGKSSLINALAGTKKLAKVSGTPGKTRSINLYHVSPAGYYLVDLPGYGYARCSKQERQSWASLIDAYISKATALCAVAMLIDCRHSPQLLDLELGSYLRQIGMPILVVLTKADQCKQAERAKRQREWTEILGDIQRPVPFSARTSQGREELWQALDAAVGSVPG; encoded by the coding sequence ATGAACAGAGTAGTTCGCTTGACCAGTACGATTTATACTCCGGACCAGCTCTCGTTGCCCGACGCTCCGCAGATCGCTCTGGCCGGGCGCTCCAATGTGGGCAAATCCTCGCTTATCAATGCCCTGGCCGGGACCAAGAAACTGGCCAAGGTCAGCGGTACGCCAGGCAAGACGCGCAGCATCAATCTCTATCACGTTTCTCCCGCGGGCTATTACCTCGTGGATTTGCCGGGATATGGCTACGCGCGCTGCTCCAAACAGGAACGCCAGAGTTGGGCCTCGCTCATCGACGCATACATCAGCAAGGCGACTGCACTATGCGCCGTGGCCATGCTCATCGATTGTCGCCACTCGCCGCAGCTGCTCGATCTCGAGCTGGGCTCTTATCTGCGCCAGATCGGCATGCCCATCCTCGTGGTCCTGACCAAGGCAGATCAGTGCAAGCAGGCAGAGCGAGCCAAGCGCCAGCGTGAATGGACCGAGATTTTGGGGGATATTCAGCGGCCCGTGCCCTTCTCCGCCCGTACGAGTCAGGGGCGCGAGGAACTCTGGCAGGCCCTGGACGCGGCGGTGGGAAGCGTTCCAGGCTAA
- a CDS encoding LptF/LptG family permease, which yields MSVLSRYLLRQNLYLMSICLCLGIAVYLLSDLFERLDDFLEAGRGLKIMLVYFLVKIPLIISQILPAVFLVAMLVQLSAMRSNRELLALRAGGISYKAIISFFLVYSLFWSGGQLFISQYLGVKGLEYSKRIWAEDVRGKEYVTKTIHKLWLRENNDILHIDTVQPASGKGRNLSIYTLAQDRRSVVQFINAKTFEAKEGNWVLNDVTIIDPIRFTSEYKPTLKLSLGEAFKSFTLAESRNNPAQLPLWELGRAIHQLEVTGSNVEGLRTIWHGKLSYAFSITIMALLALAIITFEHNVYLNLTAGLVATFLFYGFFVLGSSAGEMGFLPPIAGAWLGNAVFILGATTRLFWRSIAKSTH from the coding sequence GTGAGTGTCCTAAGCCGCTATCTACTGAGGCAAAACCTCTATCTAATGAGCATCTGTCTCTGTCTGGGTATAGCTGTCTACCTCCTTTCGGATTTGTTTGAACGATTGGACGACTTCCTTGAGGCTGGCCGAGGACTCAAGATCATGCTCGTCTACTTCCTGGTGAAAATCCCGCTTATCATTTCCCAGATATTGCCGGCCGTTTTTCTGGTCGCCATGCTCGTCCAGCTTTCAGCCATGCGCTCGAATCGCGAACTCCTGGCGCTACGCGCTGGCGGAATATCATACAAAGCTATCATTTCCTTCTTTCTAGTCTACAGCCTCTTTTGGTCGGGAGGCCAACTCTTCATCTCCCAGTACCTTGGGGTCAAAGGCCTGGAGTACTCCAAGCGAATTTGGGCTGAAGATGTGCGTGGCAAGGAGTATGTAACCAAGACTATCCACAAGCTTTGGCTTCGAGAAAACAACGATATCCTGCATATTGATACTGTCCAGCCTGCATCAGGCAAGGGCCGCAACTTGAGCATCTATACCCTTGCGCAGGACAGGCGGTCGGTTGTTCAATTCATCAACGCAAAAACATTTGAAGCGAAAGAGGGGAATTGGGTGCTAAATGATGTCACCATTATTGATCCCATCCGATTTACCTCAGAATACAAGCCGACCTTGAAACTAAGTCTAGGGGAAGCTTTCAAGTCCTTCACGTTGGCGGAGTCGAGAAACAATCCGGCTCAGCTTCCTTTGTGGGAGTTAGGCCGAGCCATACACCAACTGGAAGTAACAGGTTCGAACGTGGAAGGCCTGCGCACCATCTGGCATGGGAAGCTGTCCTATGCCTTCTCTATTACGATTATGGCCCTCCTGGCTCTCGCGATCATCACCTTCGAGCATAACGTATATTTAAACCTGACCGCCGGCTTGGTGGCGACGTTCCTCTTCTATGGCTTCTTCGTGCTTGGCTCGTCCGCCGGCGAGATGGGCTTCCTCCCGCCAATTGCCGGCGCATGGCTGGGCAACGCCGTTTTTATCCTGGGGGCCACGACACGATTGTTTTGGAGGAGCATCGCCAAGTCAACGCATTAG
- a CDS encoding pseudouridine synthase — MRLNKALAMAGVCSRRKADELVFAGNVAVNGITASSPGIQVDPQNDIVTVFGKPVAFLPQEGQATEHAYYMLNKPVEVVTTASDPQGRRTVLEILPEEVRKRRVFPVGRLDFFSEGLLLLTSDGDLTYRMTHPRYHLPKVYEVLVRGEVTRDKLEAMRRGMTLAEGEKLAPVEVKVLDKQMLGKTLLELTLIQGINRQIRRMCRDLGLTVLKLRRTCEGPLSLGALPTGKLRTLTPAEVKVLKTAVAVGIPGSE, encoded by the coding sequence ATGCGACTAAACAAAGCATTGGCCATGGCTGGGGTCTGCTCTCGACGTAAGGCAGATGAGCTTGTTTTTGCCGGTAATGTAGCTGTTAACGGCATCACAGCCTCGTCCCCTGGCATACAGGTCGATCCCCAGAATGACATCGTCACCGTGTTCGGCAAACCGGTGGCGTTTCTCCCTCAAGAGGGGCAAGCTACGGAGCATGCCTACTATATGCTGAACAAGCCAGTCGAAGTAGTGACCACTGCCAGCGATCCACAGGGCCGGCGAACCGTGCTGGAAATCTTGCCCGAGGAGGTACGCAAGAGGCGTGTTTTTCCCGTTGGTCGTTTGGATTTCTTCTCCGAAGGCCTTCTCCTACTGACTTCCGATGGTGACTTGACCTATCGCATGACGCACCCGCGCTATCATTTGCCTAAGGTCTATGAAGTGCTGGTTCGCGGTGAAGTGACCAGGGACAAGCTTGAGGCCATGCGCCGGGGCATGACCTTGGCTGAAGGCGAGAAACTCGCTCCAGTGGAGGTCAAGGTTTTGGATAAACAGATGCTTGGCAAGACCCTTCTGGAATTGACGCTCATTCAAGGCATCAATCGACAGATAAGGCGCATGTGCCGCGATTTAGGCCTTACGGTGCTCAAACTCCGACGCACCTGTGAAGGTCCGCTCTCCCTGGGCGCGCTTCCTACTGGAAAACTCAGGACCCTGACTCCCGCTGAAGTCAAGGTCCTGAAGACAGCCGTGGCCGTCGGTATTCCCGGCTCTGAATAG
- a CDS encoding LolA family protein, which translates to MKRFFIALGAVFILVVVSSSAQSEEITRRIQQQYETLKGFKAGFTQELTNAATGEVEKRRGTIAFMQPSLIRWETVEPEKELLIVGENAVWDYFSDDNLVIKYPLAQVLNSKTMIRFLSGKARFEEDFAVANQGEESGLIKIRLDPKEPEPSLVLAYIWLDPKTYLIRSVLLMDFYGNANQVNLRDLELNPVLSRSYFHFTPPSGVEVQDNTQTGS; encoded by the coding sequence ATGAAAAGATTTTTCATAGCATTGGGAGCGGTATTCATTCTGGTAGTGGTCAGCTCAAGCGCCCAGAGTGAGGAGATCACCCGCCGCATCCAGCAGCAGTATGAAACCTTGAAGGGCTTCAAGGCCGGGTTCACACAAGAGCTGACGAATGCCGCTACTGGCGAGGTAGAAAAAAGACGTGGCACGATAGCTTTCATGCAGCCAAGCCTTATCCGCTGGGAGACGGTGGAGCCGGAGAAGGAGTTGCTCATCGTAGGCGAGAATGCCGTCTGGGACTATTTCAGCGATGACAACCTAGTTATAAAGTATCCTCTTGCCCAAGTGCTCAACTCCAAGACCATGATTAGGTTTCTTTCGGGCAAAGCTCGGTTTGAGGAAGACTTCGCCGTGGCTAATCAAGGTGAGGAGAGCGGATTGATCAAGATCCGCCTTGATCCCAAAGAGCCTGAACCTTCGCTAGTTTTGGCCTATATCTGGTTGGACCCGAAGACTTACCTCATCCGTAGCGTCTTGCTGATGGACTTCTATGGCAATGCTAATCAGGTGAACCTCCGCGACCTGGAACTCAACCCGGTTCTGTCCAGAAGCTACTTTCACTTCACGCCACCGTCTGGAGTAGAGGTGCAGGACAATACCCAAACAGGTTCATAG
- a CDS encoding DNA translocase FtsK, translating into MGPIKEGSATDGNKLFREIVGLFLIFSGIFLAVSLFSYHPQDPSFFYISSNSRDASNLAGIFGAHSAGLFVEFFGIGGILVPFLCLYLGALCFVRRLAMEWWRGLGVFLLTLTLITWANTPWAIQHISILRTSGGGLLGKEIYRWSQFLLRPFGALIVWSFILMASIQLTLGISWVMAGCGLHNRALGVWQRRKFKSKPHRLLKPAISAPESAKAQFVAFTSVVDEASPIKPASPTSERKSDFSFTALFKPEKEAEDTYERKRNPLIPSERGQEEAGEADLAFPAELFLPPQDPQTKAGSAERSGSATSVQPPSGSASRSRAITPRAAAATKAPLPEESDEPEDEHIPIDTSLALPPLELLAKQTGSTSVQNMADLEEKARALAACLSDFGVNGEVQRIVPGPVVTMFEYKPAPGVKLTRITSLSDDLAMALRAMAVRINAIPGKDLVGIEIPNEDREVVFLRDIFESEDFSSSKSRLTLALGKDIQGKPFVADLAKMPHLLVAGATGAGKSVCLNGILLSLLYKADPDEVKLLLVDPKRIELSVYADLPHLVHPVVTEMAMAKNALEWAVYEMEKRYEAMARLGVRNIDGFNQKLAKTNIEARPDLADLAPMPYLVIVIDELADLMMTAAKEAEMAIVRLAQLARASGIHLILATQRPSVDVVTGLIKANFPTRISFQVTSKHDSRTILDTIGAEKLLGRGDMLYKPSGGSFLRLHGAYVGEDEIAHVVEFWKAKIPQSFELDFAAWQQDGTNETAEGMPGGLDGDPVYQEAMDFVLEQGKASISLIQRRFRIGFNRAARYIEQMEMDGLLGPQEGSKPRQVLRGRE; encoded by the coding sequence ATCGGTCCGATAAAGGAGGGTAGTGCTACGGACGGAAATAAGCTTTTCCGCGAAATCGTCGGCCTGTTCTTAATATTTTCCGGCATTTTCCTTGCCGTTAGCCTTTTTTCTTATCATCCGCAGGACCCGAGCTTTTTTTATATCTCCAGCAATAGCCGAGATGCCAGCAACCTTGCCGGTATCTTTGGCGCTCACTCCGCGGGCTTATTCGTGGAATTTTTCGGCATCGGGGGGATTCTCGTCCCGTTCTTGTGCCTCTACCTGGGTGCGCTCTGTTTCGTGCGCAGGCTGGCCATGGAGTGGTGGCGAGGCCTCGGCGTCTTCCTGCTGACTTTGACCCTGATAACCTGGGCCAATACGCCATGGGCCATACAGCATATTTCCATCTTGAGGACCTCGGGCGGCGGTTTGCTGGGCAAAGAGATATATCGCTGGTCCCAATTCCTGCTGCGCCCCTTTGGTGCACTTATTGTCTGGTCTTTCATACTAATGGCTTCCATCCAGCTCACCTTGGGCATCTCCTGGGTAATGGCCGGGTGCGGACTGCACAATCGCGCCTTGGGCGTTTGGCAACGGCGCAAATTCAAGAGCAAGCCGCACAGATTGTTAAAGCCTGCCATTTCGGCTCCGGAATCAGCAAAGGCCCAGTTTGTAGCCTTTACCTCCGTAGTCGATGAAGCGTCTCCTATTAAGCCTGCCTCTCCAACTTCCGAACGGAAGAGCGACTTTTCCTTCACCGCACTTTTTAAGCCGGAGAAAGAGGCTGAGGATACATACGAAAGAAAAAGAAATCCCCTGATCCCTTCAGAAAGAGGACAGGAGGAAGCTGGGGAAGCTGACTTGGCGTTCCCGGCAGAACTTTTTCTGCCGCCGCAAGATCCTCAAACCAAGGCTGGATCTGCAGAACGGTCTGGTTCAGCTACATCAGTACAGCCGCCTTCCGGTTCAGCATCACGCTCCCGCGCGATCACTCCGCGTGCCGCAGCCGCCACTAAAGCTCCATTGCCCGAAGAGTCAGACGAGCCTGAAGATGAGCATATACCTATCGACACATCACTTGCTCTGCCGCCCTTGGAGTTGTTAGCCAAACAAACAGGGAGCACCAGCGTCCAAAACATGGCGGACCTGGAGGAGAAAGCCCGGGCTTTAGCCGCCTGTCTGTCGGATTTTGGTGTCAATGGAGAAGTGCAGCGCATCGTGCCCGGCCCTGTGGTGACCATGTTCGAGTATAAGCCAGCTCCAGGTGTGAAACTCACGCGTATAACGAGCCTCTCGGATGACTTGGCCATGGCCCTGCGAGCCATGGCAGTACGCATCAACGCAATCCCGGGTAAGGATCTCGTGGGCATTGAGATTCCTAACGAAGACCGGGAGGTGGTGTTCTTACGGGACATTTTTGAGTCCGAGGATTTCAGCTCGTCCAAGTCCCGATTGACGTTAGCCCTGGGCAAGGACATTCAGGGCAAGCCCTTTGTGGCAGATTTGGCCAAGATGCCGCATCTGCTGGTGGCGGGCGCCACCGGTGCAGGCAAGAGTGTCTGTCTCAATGGCATCCTGCTTAGCCTGCTCTACAAGGCCGATCCGGACGAAGTAAAGCTGCTCCTGGTAGATCCTAAACGTATTGAACTCTCGGTTTATGCCGATCTGCCGCATCTGGTGCATCCTGTAGTTACGGAAATGGCCATGGCCAAGAACGCCTTGGAATGGGCAGTCTACGAAATGGAGAAACGCTACGAGGCCATGGCCCGGCTCGGAGTGCGCAATATTGACGGGTTCAACCAGAAGCTGGCCAAGACGAATATTGAGGCCCGTCCCGACTTGGCGGATCTGGCGCCCATGCCATATCTGGTCATTGTTATCGATGAGTTGGCGGACCTCATGATGACAGCCGCCAAGGAAGCCGAGATGGCCATCGTGCGTCTGGCCCAGTTGGCCCGCGCTTCCGGCATTCACCTCATCCTGGCCACGCAGCGTCCTTCGGTGGATGTCGTCACCGGACTCATTAAAGCCAACTTCCCGACGCGTATCTCCTTCCAGGTGACGTCCAAACACGATTCGCGGACCATTTTGGATACGATTGGTGCTGAAAAGCTCCTCGGGCGCGGCGACATGCTCTACAAGCCTAGCGGAGGCAGTTTTCTTCGTCTGCATGGAGCCTATGTAGGCGAGGATGAGATCGCGCACGTGGTGGAGTTCTGGAAGGCCAAAATTCCACAATCTTTTGAGCTTGATTTCGCTGCCTGGCAACAAGATGGCACGAATGAAACAGCGGAAGGAATGCCGGGAGGCCTTGATGGTGATCCGGTATACCAGGAAGCCATGGATTTTGTCCTCGAGCAAGGCAAGGCTTCCATATCGCTTATCCAGCGACGTTTCCGCATTGGCTTCAACCGCGCAGCACGCTACATTGAGCAGATGGAGATGGATGGCCTCCTAGGACCCCAGGAAGGCAGTAAACCCAGGCAGGTGCTCAGGGGGCGAGAGTAA
- the efp gene encoding elongation factor P, whose product MLSTSSFRPGLKIEIDNIPYEIVEFLHVKPGKGGAFVRTKLRNLLNGRVTDQTFRSGEKFSKPDMATTSMQYLYRDGSDFVFMDMETYEQVHVNEEKLSDKGGFVKEGKEVQVLLYKGELLDLDLPASVELQVVETEPGVQGDRVSNATKPAKLETGLQVKVPLFVNQGDMIKVDTRTGDYISRV is encoded by the coding sequence ATGCTGTCCACCAGCTCTTTCAGGCCAGGCCTGAAGATTGAAATAGACAATATTCCCTATGAAATTGTCGAGTTCCTGCACGTGAAACCTGGCAAGGGCGGAGCATTCGTGCGCACCAAATTGCGTAACCTCCTCAACGGCAGGGTAACCGATCAAACTTTCCGCTCCGGCGAAAAATTCAGCAAGCCCGACATGGCCACCACGTCCATGCAGTATCTGTACAGAGATGGCAGCGATTTTGTATTCATGGATATGGAGACATACGAACAAGTCCATGTGAACGAGGAGAAGCTCAGTGACAAGGGGGGCTTTGTCAAAGAGGGCAAGGAAGTGCAGGTGCTGCTGTACAAGGGCGAGTTGCTCGACCTTGACTTGCCTGCCTCCGTGGAGCTTCAGGTCGTGGAAACTGAACCTGGCGTGCAGGGCGACCGCGTGAGCAACGCCACCAAACCGGCCAAGCTTGAGACCGGTTTGCAGGTCAAGGTTCCGCTGTTCGTCAACCAAGGTGATATGATCAAGGTCGATACGCGCACCGGAGATTACATCAGCCGAGTGTAA
- a CDS encoding type II 3-dehydroquinate dehydratase, whose protein sequence is MAGFDILVLNGPNLGYIGKRQPEIYGSQGMDQVPALVRELMGEKAGDVRLSFFQTNSEGGLIDRLEQAWNHGVHGIVFNAGAYTHTSLALADCLAWITIPCVEVHLSNIWARTDEPLRQRSYIGSRCVGVVAGFGLLSYALAVQSLWRLLSDKQTI, encoded by the coding sequence ATGGCAGGCTTCGACATTCTTGTGCTTAATGGTCCAAATCTTGGCTATATCGGCAAGCGACAACCTGAAATATATGGTTCGCAAGGCATGGATCAGGTGCCTGCGCTAGTTCGTGAGCTAATGGGTGAAAAGGCAGGCGACGTGCGCCTCTCTTTCTTCCAGACCAACTCCGAAGGCGGTCTCATCGATCGCCTGGAGCAGGCCTGGAACCATGGGGTGCACGGCATAGTCTTCAATGCCGGTGCCTACACACATACGAGCTTGGCCTTGGCCGATTGCCTGGCCTGGATCACAATTCCTTGCGTTGAAGTGCACCTTAGCAATATATGGGCGCGCACGGATGAGCCGCTTCGTCAGCGTAGCTACATCGGGTCCCGCTGCGTCGGTGTTGTTGCCGGATTTGGGCTCTTGAGTTATGCCCTGGCCGTGCAATCGCTGTGGAGACTTCTTTCAGATAAACAAACAATTTAA
- a CDS encoding DUF6538 domain-containing protein, protein MASRLVLRAGHYHFRLTVPVDLRHVFSLREIKANLDT, encoded by the coding sequence ATGGCTTCCCGTCTGGTTCTTCGCGCGGGCCACTACCACTTCCGCTTGACCGTCCCAGTCGATCTTCGGCATGTTTTCTCTCTACGGGAAATCAAAGCAAATCTAGATACATGA
- the lptF gene encoding LPS export ABC transporter permease LptF, producing the protein MVLRLTPFKLASEHVFKELLLTFIICLGSLLTLILIGRMLQLKELFLGQSLGVMEIGRLFFYLSPFFLQLLMPISCMLAIFLTFLRISSDRELIALKAGGVSLYKLLPSPVLFCCLCCVANLAVAFWGISWGMDNFRAEVLEFARNRTQIMIQPGTFNSDFPGLTIFAEQYDPGNKEMRLIFVQDSRGDETSATIVAEKGRVVTDKERGRLQFLLNDGAIYRTAKDQVHTLKFVSYLVNLDIWKTFNAEQLSETRPREMSIINLRRLAADPDLAKKRDEDYVRKVNVEIQKRYTLPVACLVLGLFALPFACSFQGVKQYVGVLMALGMFIVYYSLYSISISLGESGFLAPWIGLWLPNVIFFVSAIFGIRLTAQEKSIRLGDWLTNLRMPFRKKSS; encoded by the coding sequence ATCGTTCTGCGGCTTACTCCGTTCAAGCTGGCCAGTGAGCATGTTTTTAAGGAACTGCTCCTGACTTTTATCATTTGTCTGGGCTCACTCCTGACTCTTATCCTCATCGGCAGGATGCTCCAACTGAAAGAACTTTTTCTGGGGCAAAGCCTTGGAGTGATGGAGATAGGTCGCCTATTCTTCTATCTAAGCCCTTTTTTCCTGCAGCTGCTCATGCCCATCAGCTGCATGCTGGCAATTTTTCTAACCTTTCTCCGCATAAGCAGCGACCGGGAACTCATAGCCCTCAAGGCTGGCGGAGTGAGCCTGTACAAGCTGCTGCCATCGCCGGTCCTTTTCTGCTGTTTGTGCTGTGTGGCGAACTTGGCCGTGGCCTTTTGGGGCATATCCTGGGGCATGGACAATTTCCGGGCGGAAGTCCTTGAATTCGCCCGCAACCGCACCCAGATCATGATCCAGCCCGGCACGTTCAACAGCGATTTTCCTGGCTTGACAATTTTTGCCGAGCAATACGACCCAGGAAACAAGGAGATGCGGCTGATATTTGTCCAGGATAGCCGGGGAGACGAGACTTCCGCCACCATCGTCGCTGAAAAGGGCAGAGTGGTTACCGACAAGGAAAGAGGAAGGTTGCAGTTCCTGCTCAACGATGGCGCCATATACCGCACGGCCAAGGATCAGGTTCATACCCTTAAGTTTGTATCGTACCTGGTCAACCTGGACATCTGGAAGACATTCAATGCCGAGCAGCTCTCTGAAACCAGACCAAGAGAGATGTCCATCATTAACCTTCGCCGGCTTGCGGCTGATCCCGACTTGGCCAAGAAAAGGGATGAAGATTACGTTCGCAAGGTGAATGTTGAGATACAGAAGCGCTACACTTTGCCAGTAGCTTGCCTAGTGCTCGGGTTATTCGCCTTGCCGTTTGCCTGCTCCTTTCAAGGAGTTAAACAGTATGTCGGCGTGCTCATGGCCTTAGGCATGTTCATAGTCTATTACAGTTTATACTCCATCAGCATAAGCCTGGGGGAATCAGGTTTTCTTGCGCCTTGGATCGGGCTATGGTTGCCCAATGTAATCTTTTTTGTGTCGGCCATCTTCGGCATTCGGCTAACAGCTCAAGAAAAATCCATCAGGCTTGGGGATTGGCTGACCAACTTGCGCATGCCATTTAGGAAGAAGAGTTCGTGA
- the yedF gene encoding sulfurtransferase-like selenium metabolism protein YedF: protein MPHRHLDCKGLACPGPVLECKRLIDSQQPDCLTVTVDNEAAKENVSRFLKNQGYTITTESAGDGVWSIAGNRVTSTTGGKPDGCAECAVMPDDELARLARKTVVFITADTIGRGDETLGSKLMKSFLSTLPELGEELWRVILLNSGVRLTIQDSPVLDELKRIEDSGVTILVCGTCLDFFGLLAKKAVGDTTNMLDVVTSLQLANKVIQI, encoded by the coding sequence ATGCCCCATAGGCATTTGGATTGCAAGGGTCTGGCTTGTCCAGGGCCGGTTCTGGAATGCAAGCGGCTCATCGATTCCCAACAGCCGGATTGCCTGACCGTAACCGTGGATAACGAGGCCGCCAAGGAAAATGTCAGCAGGTTTCTAAAAAATCAAGGCTACACCATCACCACGGAATCGGCTGGCGATGGAGTGTGGAGCATTGCTGGAAATCGCGTGACTTCCACTACCGGCGGGAAGCCGGATGGTTGCGCCGAGTGCGCGGTCATGCCTGACGATGAACTTGCCCGACTCGCGCGGAAAACCGTGGTCTTTATCACTGCGGACACAATTGGCCGTGGCGATGAAACTCTGGGTAGCAAGCTCATGAAGAGTTTTCTGTCCACCCTGCCTGAACTGGGCGAGGAACTCTGGCGCGTCATCTTGCTCAACAGCGGTGTCCGGCTGACTATCCAAGACAGCCCTGTTTTAGACGAACTCAAACGCATCGAGGATTCGGGTGTGACCATCCTGGTTTGCGGCACCTGCCTTGATTTCTTCGGCCTTCTGGCTAAAAAGGCCGTAGGAGACACGACCAATATGCTGGATGTGGTCACAAGTCTGCAATTAGCCAACAAGGTTATTCAGATCTGA